One Amycolatopsis thermophila DNA segment encodes these proteins:
- a CDS encoding AAA family ATPase, whose amino-acid sequence MSAPQITLTIRHTPSALDTRRGIVRLHPEVLDALGLRAWDAVHLTGARASAALAAPGDAGGTPGVVYADDVTLSNLGITEGSEVVVAPADVTQARSVTVAGSRLASASLSPNTLRLALTGKVLTVGDAVSLLPQDLAPAPGSDVTSVRGQLSRAIGAGWTTELLTVTATEPGGPVVIGPSTVVGWRDGASAAAPAPAVPAAPRVEPGVVAAPEEPAPPVSDLCGAQDQAGKLAEWADLAFRRPDLLARLGTSARLGVLLSGAEGVGKTTLVRSVAAAENLRLVTLAAPSIAVLEPNAIATRLREAVEAASSGGPAVLLLTDVDTLLPATQPPPVATVVLDELRGALARPGLAVVATTARPEACDPRLRAADLLDRELAIPQPDARTRTELLRVLLRDVPLESTVDLGAIADRTPGFVAADLLALRRDAAVRAALRQREVAEPRISQQDLLDALQSVRPISMSTSDNLATGGLTLDDVGDMTEVKQSLTEAVLWPLRYPDSFSRLGIAPPRGVLLYGPPGGGKTFLVRALAGTGALNVFAVKGAELLDKWVGESERAVRELFRKAADAAPSLVFLDEIDALAPRRGQSGDSGVSDRVVAALLTELDGVEPMRDVVVLGATNRPELVDPALLRPGRLERLVYVPPPDAEARADILRSTARHTPLASDVDLDAVAVSLDGYSAADCAALIREAALTAMRESIEATEVTSAHLDAARKTVRPSLDPAQLAALEAYAKNRA is encoded by the coding sequence GTGAGCGCACCGCAGATCACGCTGACCATCCGGCACACGCCGTCCGCCCTCGACACGCGCCGCGGCATCGTGCGCCTGCACCCGGAGGTCCTCGACGCGCTCGGCCTGCGCGCCTGGGACGCGGTGCACCTGACCGGCGCCCGCGCGAGCGCCGCGCTCGCCGCGCCCGGCGACGCGGGCGGGACACCGGGCGTCGTGTACGCCGACGATGTGACCCTGTCCAACCTGGGGATCACCGAGGGGTCGGAGGTCGTCGTCGCGCCCGCGGACGTCACCCAGGCCCGCTCGGTCACCGTCGCGGGGTCGCGGCTGGCCAGCGCGTCGCTGTCGCCGAACACGCTGCGGCTCGCGCTGACCGGCAAGGTGCTCACCGTCGGCGACGCCGTGTCGCTGCTCCCGCAGGACCTGGCACCCGCGCCCGGCTCCGACGTCACGTCCGTGCGCGGCCAGCTGTCCCGGGCGATCGGCGCGGGCTGGACCACGGAACTGCTCACCGTCACCGCCACCGAACCCGGCGGCCCGGTCGTGATCGGTCCGTCCACTGTGGTCGGCTGGCGGGACGGGGCGAGTGCGGCGGCGCCGGCACCGGCCGTCCCGGCGGCCCCGCGCGTGGAGCCCGGGGTCGTGGCAGCGCCGGAGGAACCCGCCCCGCCGGTCAGCGACCTGTGCGGCGCCCAGGACCAGGCCGGCAAGCTCGCCGAATGGGCCGACCTGGCGTTCCGGCGCCCGGACCTGCTCGCCCGGCTGGGCACGTCGGCCCGGCTCGGGGTGCTGCTGTCCGGCGCGGAGGGCGTCGGCAAGACGACGCTCGTCCGCTCGGTCGCCGCCGCCGAGAACCTGCGGCTGGTCACGCTGGCCGCGCCGTCCATCGCGGTGCTGGAGCCGAACGCGATCGCCACCCGCCTCCGCGAGGCGGTCGAGGCGGCCTCGTCCGGCGGCCCGGCAGTGCTGCTGCTCACCGACGTCGACACGCTCCTCCCGGCCACCCAGCCGCCCCCGGTCGCCACCGTCGTGCTGGACGAGCTGCGCGGCGCGCTGGCCCGGCCGGGCCTCGCGGTCGTCGCCACGACGGCGCGCCCGGAGGCGTGCGATCCGCGACTGCGCGCCGCCGACCTGCTCGACCGCGAGCTGGCGATCCCGCAGCCGGACGCCCGGACGCGCACCGAGCTGCTGCGCGTCCTGCTCCGCGACGTGCCGCTGGAGTCCACCGTGGATCTCGGCGCGATCGCCGACCGCACACCGGGTTTCGTCGCCGCCGATCTGCTGGCGCTGCGCCGGGACGCCGCGGTGCGCGCCGCGCTGCGCCAGCGCGAGGTCGCCGAGCCGCGGATCTCGCAGCAGGACCTGCTCGACGCGCTGCAGTCCGTCCGCCCCATCTCGATGTCCACTTCGGACAACCTGGCGACCGGCGGGCTGACGCTGGACGACGTGGGCGACATGACCGAGGTCAAGCAGTCGCTGACCGAGGCGGTGCTGTGGCCGCTGCGCTACCCGGACTCGTTCTCGCGGCTGGGCATCGCCCCGCCGCGCGGGGTGCTGCTCTACGGCCCGCCCGGCGGCGGCAAGACGTTCCTGGTCCGCGCGCTGGCCGGCACCGGCGCGCTGAACGTGTTCGCGGTCAAGGGCGCCGAGCTGCTGGACAAGTGGGTCGGCGAATCCGAGCGCGCGGTGCGGGAGCTGTTCCGCAAGGCGGCCGACGCGGCGCCGTCGCTGGTGTTCCTCGACGAGATCGACGCGCTGGCGCCCCGCCGCGGGCAGTCCGGCGACTCGGGCGTGTCCGACCGCGTGGTCGCCGCGCTGCTGACCGAACTGGACGGAGTCGAGCCGATGCGCGACGTGGTCGTGCTCGGTGCGACGAACCGCCCGGAGCTGGTCGACCCCGCACTGCTGCGGCCGGGGCGCCTGGAGCGGCTGGTGTACGTGCCGCCGCCGGACGCCGAGGCCCGCGCCGACATCCTCCGCTCGACCGCCCGGCACACACCGCTGGCGTCCGATGTGGACCTGGACGCCGTCGCGGTGAGCCTGGACGGCTACTCGGCCGCGGACTGCGCGGCGCTGATCCGCGAGGCGGCGCTGACCGCGATGCGCGAGTCGATCGAAGCCACCGAGGTCACCTCGGCCCACCTGGACGCGGCCCGGAAGACGGTGCGCCCGTCCCTGGACCCGGCGCAGCTCGCCGCGCTGGAGGCCTACGCGAAGAACCGCGCCTGA
- the pssA gene encoding CDP-diacylglycerol--serine O-phosphatidyltransferase: protein MVRVMTPSVRLLPNAITVLALCAGLSAAQFALNHNFVLAIGAIGVAAVLDSLDGRIARLLDATSKMGAELDSLSDAISFGVSPALVLYIWFGDTSGIGWIVSLTFAVCIVLRLARFNTLLDVEQPPYAKEFFVGVPAPAGGLCALMPVILTLEFGDGWWGSAPVVYVWTVAIALLLISRLPTLSLKSVRVPAKAAAPLLVGVGLAAAAIIQYPLIALAVALLLYLVHIPYAIRRYQWLANHPEAWGVPLRERRAIRRSTSRLRLRRPRFPRVAGNQRLAVRRSTQDHVVRGVRTYSSDGQDRSRRRSWRRIGLRQRNR from the coding sequence ATGGTCCGCGTGATGACACCGTCGGTGCGGTTGCTGCCGAACGCGATCACGGTCCTCGCCCTGTGCGCGGGGTTGTCGGCGGCGCAGTTCGCGCTCAACCACAACTTCGTGCTGGCGATCGGCGCGATCGGCGTGGCGGCCGTGCTGGACAGCCTGGACGGCCGGATCGCCAGGCTGCTCGACGCGACCTCGAAGATGGGCGCGGAGCTGGACTCGCTGTCCGACGCCATCTCCTTCGGTGTCTCACCGGCCCTCGTGCTCTACATCTGGTTCGGCGACACGTCCGGCATCGGCTGGATCGTGTCCCTGACGTTCGCGGTGTGCATCGTGCTGCGGCTGGCCCGGTTCAACACGCTGCTGGACGTCGAACAACCGCCGTACGCCAAGGAGTTCTTCGTCGGCGTGCCGGCACCGGCGGGCGGGCTGTGCGCGCTGATGCCGGTGATCCTGACGCTGGAGTTCGGCGACGGCTGGTGGGGCAGCGCGCCGGTCGTCTACGTCTGGACGGTGGCCATCGCGCTGCTGCTGATCAGCCGGCTGCCGACGCTGTCGCTGAAGTCGGTGCGGGTCCCGGCGAAGGCGGCCGCGCCGCTGCTGGTCGGGGTCGGCCTCGCGGCGGCGGCGATCATCCAGTACCCGCTGATCGCACTGGCCGTGGCGCTGCTGCTGTACCTGGTGCACATCCCGTACGCGATCCGGCGCTACCAGTGGCTGGCCAACCACCCGGAGGCGTGGGGCGTGCCGTTGCGCGAACGCCGGGCGATCCGGCGCAGCACGAGCCGCCTGCGCCTGCGGCGGCCCCGGTTCCCCCGGGTGGCGGGCAACCAGCGGCTCGCGGTCCGGCGCAGCACGCAGGACCACGTGGTGCGCGGGGTGCGCACCTACTCGTCGGACGGCCAGGACCGCTCGCGGCGGCGCAGCTGGCGCCGCATCGGGCTGCGGCAGCGCAACCGTTAG
- a CDS encoding phosphatidylserine decarboxylase, whose product MSSSTPDKASNPITHALNLARETLPPMHPAGRPFVAGGVAATLLLRRLWKPLGGVGALATLATAAFFREPKRVPPQREGLVLAAADGLVSLIEEAAPPPELGLPAEPRMRVSVFLSVFDVHVQRVPATGVVERVAYRPGKFLSADLDKASDDNERNSVLLRTEDGHELVVVQIAGLVARRILCQVADGEKVRAGDTYGLIRFGSRVDIYLPPGSAVLVRRGQRTIGGETPLAALPERGA is encoded by the coding sequence ATGAGCAGCTCCACGCCGGACAAGGCGAGCAATCCGATCACCCATGCGCTGAACCTGGCGCGCGAGACGCTGCCGCCGATGCACCCCGCCGGGCGGCCCTTCGTCGCCGGCGGTGTCGCGGCGACGCTGCTGCTGCGGCGGCTGTGGAAGCCGCTGGGCGGCGTCGGCGCGCTGGCAACCCTGGCCACCGCCGCGTTCTTCCGCGAGCCCAAGCGGGTGCCACCGCAGCGGGAGGGCCTGGTGCTGGCCGCGGCCGACGGGCTCGTGTCGCTGATCGAGGAGGCCGCCCCGCCGCCGGAGCTCGGCCTGCCCGCCGAACCGCGGATGCGGGTCAGCGTGTTCCTGTCGGTCTTCGACGTGCACGTGCAGCGCGTACCGGCCACCGGCGTGGTCGAGCGCGTCGCCTACCGGCCGGGCAAGTTCCTGTCCGCGGACCTGGACAAGGCCAGCGACGACAACGAGCGCAACTCGGTCCTGCTGCGCACCGAGGACGGGCACGAGCTCGTGGTCGTGCAGATCGCGGGCCTGGTCGCGCGCCGCATCCTGTGCCAGGTCGCCGACGGCGAGAAGGTCCGCGCGGGCGACACCTACGGGCTGATCCGGTTCGGCTCGCGCGTCGACATCTACCTGCCGCCGGGCAGTGCGGTGCTGGTGCGCAGGGGACAGCGGACGATCGGCGGCGAGACGCCGCTGGCGGCGCTGCCGGAGCGAGGAGCCTGA
- the moeA gene encoding molybdopterin molybdotransferase MoeA produces MISVDSYRATVTELLGVAPPTALPLAGCAGLVLAEDVPAGVSLPPFDNSAMDGYAVRAVDVASATATTPVELPVAEDIPAGRTDVPPLLPGTAHRIMTGAPMPPGADAVVKVEDTDGGTRKVSIREPAPVGTHLRRTGEDVAAGTIALPAGTVLGPAQLGLAAAVGLDRLTVHAPLRVLVVSTGSELVTPPAELRHGQIYESNSIMLAAGLRALGCRVEVVRSVVDDVAEFRSIIEPRLAETDLVVTSGGVSAGAYEVVKDSLTGAGVEFVKVAMQPGGPQGNGRWNGVPVVTLPGNPVSVLVSFEVFLRPAILTALGHRDVDRQRVRARLTEGLRSPAGRRQFRRGFYSQADGEVTGQVGPRGGPGSHLLAAFAQANCLIELPEDVVDAPEGSEVEVLLLPDGPTA; encoded by the coding sequence GTGATTTCCGTGGACAGCTACCGCGCGACCGTCACCGAACTGCTCGGCGTCGCCCCGCCCACCGCCCTGCCGCTGGCCGGGTGCGCCGGGCTGGTGCTGGCCGAGGACGTCCCCGCGGGCGTGTCGCTGCCGCCGTTCGACAACTCGGCGATGGACGGCTACGCCGTGCGTGCGGTCGACGTCGCGTCGGCGACCGCGACGACGCCGGTGGAGCTGCCGGTGGCGGAGGACATCCCGGCGGGGCGGACGGACGTGCCGCCGCTGCTGCCGGGCACCGCGCACCGCATCATGACCGGCGCCCCGATGCCGCCGGGCGCGGACGCGGTGGTCAAGGTCGAGGACACCGACGGCGGCACCCGGAAGGTGTCGATCCGCGAGCCCGCCCCGGTCGGCACGCACCTGCGCCGCACCGGTGAAGACGTCGCCGCGGGCACGATCGCGCTGCCGGCCGGCACCGTGCTCGGCCCGGCCCAGCTCGGGCTGGCCGCCGCGGTCGGCCTGGACCGGCTGACCGTGCACGCCCCGCTGCGGGTGCTGGTGGTCTCGACCGGCTCGGAGCTGGTGACCCCGCCCGCCGAGCTGCGCCACGGGCAGATCTACGAGTCGAACAGCATCATGCTCGCCGCGGGCCTGCGCGCCCTGGGCTGCCGCGTCGAGGTCGTGCGCAGCGTCGTCGACGACGTCGCCGAGTTCCGCTCGATCATCGAGCCGCGGCTCGCCGAGACCGACCTCGTGGTGACCTCCGGCGGCGTCAGCGCGGGGGCCTACGAGGTGGTGAAGGACTCGCTGACCGGGGCCGGGGTCGAGTTCGTGAAGGTCGCGATGCAGCCGGGCGGGCCACAGGGCAACGGCCGGTGGAACGGCGTGCCGGTGGTGACCCTGCCCGGCAACCCGGTCAGCGTGCTGGTGTCGTTCGAGGTGTTCCTGCGCCCCGCGATCCTCACCGCGCTCGGCCACCGCGACGTCGACCGGCAGCGGGTGCGCGCCCGGCTGACCGAGGGCCTGCGCTCCCCCGCGGGCCGGCGCCAGTTCCGGCGCGGCTTCTACTCGCAGGCCGACGGCGAGGTGACCGGTCAGGTCGGCCCGCGCGGCGGGCCCGGTTCGCACCTGCTGGCCGCGTTCGCGCAGGCCAACTGTCTGATCGAACTCCCGGAGGACGTCGTCGACGCGCCGGAGGGCAGCGAGGTCGAGGTGCTCCTGTTGCCCGATGGTCCTACCGCGTGA
- a CDS encoding AIM24 family protein: protein MQVRTRHTPAFGVARVILGPGEAVQAPGESMFASSFGLTEVTNGRRSPSVFTAPKEGGWLDLAPSGAGDVYPLEFDGRTGWCVARHAVLARPASVRSDPWPGLQAMFGAERGFLEHYAGTGPLVLACAGPVDQFQLAAGELISVRPGHLLAYPDTVQCRLRALDPSGQQSIRTGEGLMLDFAGPGTLLVQARKSR from the coding sequence ATGCAGGTCCGCACCCGGCACACGCCCGCGTTCGGCGTGGCCCGAGTGATCCTGGGTCCCGGCGAGGCGGTGCAGGCCCCGGGTGAGTCGATGTTCGCCAGCAGCTTCGGGCTCACCGAGGTGACCAACGGCCGGAGGTCGCCGTCGGTGTTCACGGCGCCGAAGGAGGGCGGGTGGCTGGACCTCGCGCCGTCCGGGGCGGGCGACGTCTACCCGCTGGAGTTCGACGGCCGCACCGGCTGGTGCGTGGCCCGGCACGCCGTGCTCGCCCGCCCGGCGAGCGTCCGCAGCGACCCCTGGCCCGGCCTGCAGGCGATGTTCGGCGCCGAGCGCGGCTTCCTCGAGCACTACGCCGGGACCGGCCCGCTCGTGCTCGCCTGCGCCGGCCCGGTGGACCAGTTCCAGCTCGCCGCGGGGGAGCTGATCTCCGTGCGGCCGGGCCACTTGCTGGCCTACCCGGACACCGTCCAGTGCCGTCTGCGGGCGTTGGACCCTTCGGGGCAGCAGTCGATCCGGACGGGTGAAGGACTCATGCTCGACTTCGCCGGACCGGGAACGCTATTGGTGCAAGCGCGTAAATCTCGCTGA
- a CDS encoding cold-shock protein, translating into MAVGTVKWFNSEKGYGFIASPEGPDVFVHYSAIQSDGFRTLDEGDQVEFEIEAGRDGRTQAADVRKVS; encoded by the coding sequence GTGGCTGTTGGCACGGTCAAGTGGTTCAATTCCGAAAAAGGCTACGGGTTCATCGCGTCCCCCGAGGGGCCCGATGTGTTCGTGCATTACTCGGCGATCCAGTCGGACGGATTCCGCACCCTCGACGAGGGGGATCAGGTCGAGTTCGAGATCGAGGCCGGCCGTGACGGCCGGACGCAGGCAGCGGACGTCCGCAAGGTGTCGTAG
- a CDS encoding serine/threonine-protein kinase — MTGDVSGDLTGRRLGNYRIDGVLGKGGMSVMYKATDVRLGRKVALKVIGEHLGADAEFRERFVDEARNTSAVDHANVVPLYDFGELDGMLYIAMRLVDGADLASLIAGGPIAPERALRLLDQVADALDCLHERGLVHLDVKPANVLVTSRESAREHVYVADFGLTRRGATGHRTRGGDFLGSPTYAAPEHLRGEPLDGRTDQYALACVLYACLTGQPPFSGDVPTVIKGHLAVEPPAVSGAVGLPAGVDEVVRKGMAKNPADRYDNCVELITAARKALGPAAASTEPPGPPRTEASREAGMEPHPPQGQPGHGSPGQHGGPGQPGQPGQPGQAGSPGQPGQTGQAAWQGQAGQQGRPGPHGAGQPGHGPGGQPVAPGPQGQPGAAGQPGPYAPAGPQSHQPGQAPLPPGGAPGLSPYGHPGLQSHPGMPVPPRFHPNPPPQGQPWHHQPGWPQQPAYQPYGPYGAQQPQQKSGGLKWLWAGLAGLVVVAAVVVTLVLVNRDSGTSPAPTTAPNIPVGPTGGPASQSTGNNPPPPTISIKPSP, encoded by the coding sequence GTGACAGGCGATGTGTCGGGGGACCTCACCGGTCGCCGGCTGGGCAACTACCGCATAGACGGGGTGCTCGGCAAGGGTGGCATGAGCGTCATGTACAAGGCCACCGACGTGCGGCTTGGTCGCAAGGTGGCCTTGAAGGTGATCGGCGAGCACCTGGGTGCCGACGCCGAGTTCCGCGAGCGGTTCGTGGACGAGGCGCGCAACACCTCCGCCGTGGATCACGCGAACGTCGTGCCGTTGTACGACTTCGGTGAGCTCGACGGGATGCTCTACATCGCCATGCGCCTGGTCGACGGTGCCGATCTGGCGAGCCTCATCGCCGGCGGGCCCATCGCGCCCGAGCGTGCGCTGAGGCTGCTCGACCAGGTCGCCGACGCACTCGACTGCCTGCACGAACGCGGCCTCGTCCACCTCGACGTCAAACCGGCCAACGTGCTGGTCACCAGCCGGGAGTCGGCGCGTGAGCACGTCTACGTCGCCGACTTCGGGCTGACCCGGCGCGGCGCGACCGGGCACCGCACCCGCGGCGGGGACTTCCTCGGGTCGCCGACCTACGCCGCGCCGGAACACCTGCGCGGGGAGCCGCTGGACGGGCGCACCGACCAGTACGCGCTGGCGTGCGTGCTGTACGCGTGCCTGACCGGGCAGCCCCCGTTCAGCGGCGACGTGCCGACGGTCATCAAGGGGCACCTGGCGGTCGAGCCTCCCGCGGTGTCGGGCGCCGTCGGCCTGCCGGCGGGTGTCGACGAGGTTGTGCGCAAGGGCATGGCCAAGAACCCAGCGGACCGCTACGACAACTGCGTCGAACTGATCACCGCGGCGCGCAAGGCGCTCGGCCCGGCCGCCGCCTCGACGGAGCCGCCCGGCCCCCCGCGGACCGAGGCGTCCCGGGAGGCCGGGATGGAGCCGCACCCGCCGCAGGGTCAGCCGGGCCACGGCTCGCCGGGTCAACACGGCGGGCCGGGTCAGCCGGGCCAGCCGGGGCAACCCGGCCAGGCCGGTTCCCCGGGCCAGCCGGGCCAGACCGGCCAGGCCGCGTGGCAGGGCCAGGCGGGTCAGCAGGGGCGACCGGGTCCGCACGGCGCCGGCCAGCCTGGCCACGGGCCGGGCGGGCAGCCGGTCGCACCCGGCCCGCAGGGCCAGCCCGGCGCAGCGGGCCAGCCCGGTCCCTACGCACCGGCCGGTCCCCAGAGCCACCAACCCGGACAGGCCCCACTCCCGCCCGGCGGCGCGCCGGGCCTCTCGCCGTACGGCCACCCCGGCCTGCAGAGCCACCCGGGCATGCCGGTGCCGCCCCGGTTCCACCCGAACCCGCCTCCGCAGGGGCAGCCGTGGCACCACCAGCCCGGCTGGCCGCAGCAGCCGGCCTACCAGCCGTACGGCCCCTACGGCGCCCAGCAGCCCCAGCAGAAGAGCGGCGGGCTCAAGTGGTTGTGGGCCGGTCTCGCGGGGCTCGTCGTCGTGGCGGCGGTCGTGGTGACGCTCGTTCTGGTGAATCGCGACAGCGGCACCTCACCCGCGCCGACGACGGCGCCCAACATCCCGGTCGGCCCGACCGGCGGCCCGGCCTCGCAGTCCACCGGCAACAACCCGCCGCCCCCGACGATCTCGATCAAACCGAGCCCCTGA
- the groL gene encoding chaperonin GroEL (60 kDa chaperone family; promotes refolding of misfolded polypeptides especially under stressful conditions; forms two stacked rings of heptamers to form a barrel-shaped 14mer; ends can be capped by GroES; misfolded proteins enter the barrel where they are refolded when GroES binds) yields MAKLIAFDEDARRGLERGLNTLADAVKVTLGPRGRNVVLEKKWGAPTITNDGVSIAKEIELEDPWEKIGAELVKEVAKKTDDVAGDGTTTATVLAQALVREGLRNVAAGADPIALKRGIEQAVEAVVEQLHKAAKEVETKEQIAATASISAADRTIGELIAEALDKVGKEGVVTVEESNTFGLELELTEGMRFDKGYISGYFVTDAERQEAVLEDPYILLFGSKVSNVKDLLPVLEKVMQSGKPLLIIAEDVEGEALATLVVNKIRGTFKSVAVKAPGFGDRRKAILQDIAILTGGQVISEDVGLKLENADLNLLGKARKAVITKDETTIVEGAGDADQIQGRVNQIRAEIEKSDSDYDREKLQERLAKLAGGVAVIKAGAATEVELKERKHRIEDAVRNAKAAVEEGIVAGGGVALLQASKAAFEGLRLTGDEATGANIVKVAVEAPLKQIAVNSGLEGGVVAEKVKGLPEGHGLNAATGEYEDLVSVGVIDPAKVTRSALQNAASIAGLFLTTEAVVADKPEKAAAAPAGDPTGGMGGMDF; encoded by the coding sequence ATGGCCAAACTGATCGCGTTCGACGAGGACGCCCGCCGCGGGCTTGAGCGCGGACTCAACACCCTGGCCGACGCCGTCAAGGTGACGCTTGGCCCCCGTGGCCGCAACGTCGTGCTCGAAAAGAAGTGGGGCGCGCCCACGATCACCAACGACGGTGTCTCCATCGCCAAGGAGATCGAGCTCGAGGACCCGTGGGAGAAGATCGGGGCGGAGCTCGTCAAGGAAGTTGCCAAGAAGACCGACGACGTAGCCGGTGACGGCACCACCACGGCGACCGTGCTGGCCCAGGCGCTCGTGCGCGAGGGTCTGCGCAACGTGGCCGCCGGTGCCGACCCGATCGCCCTGAAGCGCGGCATCGAGCAGGCCGTCGAGGCCGTCGTCGAGCAGCTGCACAAGGCCGCCAAGGAGGTCGAGACCAAGGAGCAGATCGCTGCCACCGCCTCGATCTCGGCCGCGGACCGCACCATCGGCGAGCTGATCGCCGAGGCGCTGGACAAGGTCGGCAAGGAAGGCGTCGTCACCGTCGAGGAGTCGAACACCTTCGGCCTCGAGCTCGAGCTCACCGAGGGTATGCGCTTCGACAAGGGCTACATCTCGGGCTACTTCGTCACCGACGCGGAGCGCCAGGAAGCCGTCCTGGAGGACCCCTACATCCTCCTGTTCGGCTCGAAGGTCTCCAACGTCAAGGACCTGCTGCCGGTCCTGGAGAAGGTCATGCAGTCGGGCAAGCCGCTGCTGATCATCGCCGAGGACGTCGAGGGCGAGGCCCTGGCCACCCTGGTGGTCAACAAGATCCGCGGCACCTTCAAGTCCGTCGCCGTCAAGGCTCCGGGCTTCGGTGACCGCCGCAAGGCCATCCTGCAGGACATCGCGATCCTGACCGGTGGCCAGGTCATCTCCGAGGACGTGGGCCTCAAGCTGGAGAACGCGGACCTCAACCTGCTGGGCAAGGCCCGCAAGGCCGTCATCACCAAGGACGAGACGACCATCGTCGAGGGTGCCGGCGACGCGGACCAGATCCAGGGCCGCGTGAACCAGATCCGCGCCGAGATCGAGAAGTCGGACTCCGACTACGACCGCGAGAAGCTGCAGGAGCGGCTGGCCAAGCTGGCCGGCGGCGTGGCCGTCATCAAGGCCGGTGCCGCCACCGAGGTCGAGCTCAAGGAGCGCAAGCACCGCATCGAGGACGCCGTTCGCAACGCGAAGGCCGCCGTCGAGGAGGGCATCGTCGCCGGTGGTGGCGTGGCCCTGCTGCAGGCGTCCAAGGCTGCCTTCGAGGGCCTGCGCCTGACGGGCGACGAGGCGACCGGCGCGAACATCGTCAAGGTCGCCGTCGAGGCTCCGCTCAAGCAGATCGCGGTCAACAGCGGTCTCGAGGGCGGCGTCGTGGCGGAGAAGGTCAAGGGCCTGCCCGAGGGTCACGGCCTCAACGCCGCGACCGGCGAGTACGAGGACCTGGTCTCGGTCGGCGTCATCGACCCGGCCAAGGTGACCCGTTCGGCGCTGCAGAACGCGGCTTCGATCGCGGGCCTGTTCCTGACCACCGAGGCCGTCGTCGCCGACAAGCCGGAGAAGGCCGCCGCCGCTCCGGCCGGTGACCCGACCGGTGGCATGGGCGGCATGGACTTCTGA
- a CDS encoding PspC domain-containing protein, whose amino-acid sequence MTNDVTTSKLRRSTTDKWIAGVCGGWARLLGVDAAIIRIVLVAATLLGFGAPILLYAICWFLMPSE is encoded by the coding sequence ATGACGAACGATGTGACCACCAGCAAGCTCCGCCGCAGCACGACCGACAAGTGGATCGCCGGTGTCTGCGGCGGCTGGGCCCGGCTGCTCGGCGTCGACGCGGCGATCATCCGGATCGTCCTGGTCGCCGCCACCCTGCTCGGGTTCGGCGCCCCGATCCTGCTCTACGCCATCTGCTGGTTCCTCATGCCGTCGGAGTAG